The following proteins are encoded in a genomic region of Fimbriiglobus ruber:
- a CDS encoding Thoeris anti-defense Tad2 family protein, with protein sequence MDFGQALAAVKAGGNATRQEWAANGAHIFLSEGVIQWQSKDHPPQVYHPNAGDMLAEDWQA encoded by the coding sequence ATGGATTTCGGACAAGCACTAGCGGCCGTGAAGGCCGGGGGAAATGCCACCCGCCAGGAGTGGGCAGCCAACGGCGCCCACATCTTCCTGAGCGAAGGCGTGATCCAATGGCAATCGAAGGACCATCCCCCGCAGGTCTACCACCCCAACGCCGGCGACATGTTGGCGGAAGACTGGCAGGCCTAG
- a CDS encoding phage tail fiber protein has translation MTGTNPTFAGDLLALIFNATTIANIAINATSSPITNVYVSLHTADPTSGTQATSEAAYTSYARVGVARTSGGWTVSTNTVVPVATISFPAATGGTETESYAGLGQSASGSTLLFFAGAISPTIAVSNGVTPQLSTSSTLTLS, from the coding sequence ATGACCGGCACTAACCCGACCTTCGCAGGCGATCTTCTGGCCCTGATTTTCAACGCCACCACCATCGCCAACATCGCGATCAACGCCACCTCGTCCCCGATCACGAACGTCTATGTCTCCCTGCACACGGCCGACCCCACCAGCGGCACCCAGGCCACCAGCGAGGCGGCGTACACCAGCTACGCCCGCGTCGGCGTCGCCCGCACGTCCGGCGGGTGGACGGTCAGCACGAATACGGTGGTCCCGGTCGCCACGATCAGCTTCCCGGCCGCCACGGGCGGCACCGAAACCGAATCTTACGCCGGCCTCGGCCAGTCCGCCAGCGGGTCCACCCTGTTGTTCTTCGCAGGCGCGATTTCTCCAACAATTGCAGTGAGTAACGGCGTCACGCCCCAACTTTCTACGAGTTCGACGCTGACATTGAGTTGA
- a CDS encoding DUF2612 domain-containing protein — protein MRSRLVYANQTQFWEDWYTNVFDLATANDFGLSVWSIILGLPLFVNTGTPTGPVFGFDAQTGYNFDNGIFGGSTSYDLPTETKRIALQLRYFQLTSSGTVPETNRMLAYVFRNFGQAWLIDYHDMAQAYVFNFPVTFDLEYLFNSYDILPRPAGVQSTWIDATLVYFGFATGDFNFDNGIFGG, from the coding sequence ATCAGAAGCCGCCTGGTATACGCCAACCAGACGCAGTTCTGGGAAGACTGGTACACGAACGTCTTCGACCTGGCGACGGCAAACGACTTCGGCCTGAGTGTCTGGTCGATCATTCTGGGCCTCCCCCTGTTCGTGAATACCGGCACGCCCACGGGCCCGGTCTTCGGGTTCGACGCCCAGACCGGGTACAACTTCGACAACGGCATCTTCGGCGGGAGTACGAGCTACGACCTGCCCACCGAAACCAAGCGGATCGCCCTGCAACTGCGGTACTTCCAACTGACGAGCAGCGGGACCGTGCCGGAAACTAACCGGATGCTCGCGTACGTCTTCCGCAACTTCGGGCAGGCGTGGCTCATCGACTACCACGACATGGCCCAGGCCTACGTGTTCAACTTCCCGGTCACGTTCGATCTGGAGTACCTGTTCAACAGCTACGACATCCTACCCCGGCCGGCCGGCGTTCAGTCCACCTGGATCGACGCCACGCTCGTCTACTTCGGCTTCGCGACCGGGGACTTCAACTTCGACAACGGAATCTTTGGAGGCTAA